A window of the Gasterosteus aculeatus chromosome 21, fGasAcu3.hap1.1, whole genome shotgun sequence genome harbors these coding sequences:
- the kiaa1217 gene encoding sickle tail protein homolog isoform X16, with the protein MQPPDMDKKREAFLEHLKQKYPHHASAIMGHQERLREQSVQGMLSSLRSELDIQRYLMKIQLPHRSRSPKHGPHSSIGDQVDHLSLASLDSLDAMSEADSPTAFTRGSRIRASLPVVRSTNQTKDRSLGVLYLLYGDETKQIRMPNEITSMDTIRALFVSAFPQQLTMKMLESPSVAVYVKDDMRNIYYELADVRNIADHSCLKVYHKDPAQAFSHGPRPANGDARMHSETMHAVRDGPPPLRQPHVGPPSHHPMQGAVPPSPHSMPPSPSRIPFGPRQGSIPGNGTIPRDRLSSANAPARSSSPCPSAILERRDVKPDEDRGGKSQSLPRGNESLYADPYLLQDGRMNMAAAHGPQPNPGIDGTDHAMGGFHRASIRSTSSYGGPSPTDTMDHPSLYRQKSRNSQLPTLGSKTPPPSPHRMAEVRMIDIHGGPPHGGPPYGGPLHGMPPHGVPPHGMPPHGVPPHGMPPHGGPPHGMPPHVLPPHGGPPHGLPPHAAPPHGVPMERSSPVRQSFRKEEVAGTKPRNNMGSPVVPDLQGPIAVASEHQTRVRMKAMEQQIASLTGLVQHALLKEPNTSGTKELLSERPPKTSSPAHSAHSSGGSPVLAAKSSTAPPATGPVPLKVNLLQFRRNVSDLRVQLHQMRQQQVQNQEALRVQLKRAEQEISVKLIEAMRGLEDPVQRQRALVEEDRHKYLVLEERVLTQLGELEQYVGSLQKDLAATQRAVTLKDVEEGAVTLRKVGESLAGLKGEFPALQTKMRSVLRVEVEAVKFLKEEPHKLDSMLKRVKSLTDTLNGLRRCAPEGPQKGPVDNSSPAAAEAPTPPARPSSSPGPLEPQSSTIKSEVMPSSPVVIHHVQSSPVHIRQSQQSAALTAQPSPPLTPSPTPSKSQDLARGGGASDPPSPAHHKKTQGNPVNNGNGPAPQGLVIEELQTSREKNKDRAMSIKAAEMEWEERRQNMGHYDGKEFEKILQEAQANMMKGIPSLEVEENPTLIPDATTERADTHSLVESLTEPQSEPHSDKPGQKGPEKLPKPVMEKPAKPSKTVATKPTESFAKQGSEKSGKSPPPPPPPRKTFSSSSSGMTTTRSGEVVFTSRRESVSAQECEEDTPPPSPQPKPNTVRPETKPKPATPPPVTPLATREEEDEGDKIMAELQVFQKCTVKDVGVKNLVEPTSRIEPQIRELRPGALLPLKEKKQSSEPTRDDKDPDIDENGNTTVRQSQGVIYYVTGQIPKEHPPPSGTEETPEHREPTQPPSQVSNVNVNDNSPSQQQQQQQQQPPPQSPPPKSPPPVTPPPISPKPVGLKGFKLPRTQVKRAESLKTSAEMEKGKNLNKMNTERKSKAIQQRVDYSKMIIPEAAATTTTAAVREAPKSSVAPPKKPPGEGSDPPTSDSNLEEYHDGASLSPDLPGEEPPPPPDNIAFMITNTKVQALSRGEYQELVDAKKGNDFQTFTLGNAPYRGSPTAEPTAPQDNGFNKKPVIIIFDEPMDIRSAYKRLSTVFECEEEMDRMLAAECIEEESEESDTERGGGQVKAAVVAVTPPKVAADHTSLSSSSSSSIPELTEGGMNLESNGDGKQDVKKKFKFKFPKKQLAALSQAIRSGTKSGKKTLQVVVYEDEEESDGTIKQHKEAKRFEITRSKSVSDAHKATRSAAPKRQKSDSLHRTDEIRKNTYKTLDSLEQTIKQLETTISEMGPQSPGEPVGTEEAECGKSSEGVGLKRSSSLPTSRGPGAKVPSKNPLLKKIKPQLLPRPVVFPTTTSTTITTTTVPSAPTTVRQNTSVASPTSRMPVPLSAKSRQSPGASDKAGKQQKLQDAQRQFRQANGSAKRVGGDHKTTSPTTPTSKIPAFYPSSTKGSSQSVQNSDATNPINPSSSSSSSSSAIKSNTLSSPASRSGSQPSSHIPSLSNGSLKLPSPSQHTGKALSFSSQTQNGRVHSSSSFSSSSSSSSTSSSSSPSPLSPTPVGPGGKSIRTIHTPSFTSYRSHNGSSGKSCIPTATAAKDAA; encoded by the exons ATGCAGCCGCCGGACATGGACAAGAAGAGGGAGGCCTTCCTGGAGCACCTGAAGCAGAAGTACCCCCATCACGCCTCGGCGATCATGGGCCACCAGGAGCGGCTGCGAGAGCAG TCTGTGCAGGGCATGCTCTCCTCCCTTCGCTCAGAGCTTGACATTCAGAGGTACTTGATGAAAATCCAGTTGCCTCACAGA agCAGAAGCCCAAAGCACGGCCCACATTCCAGCATCGGCGACCAGGTTGACCACCTGTCCCTGGCCTCCCTGGATTCGCTGGACGCCATGTCCGAGGCCGACTCACCCACAGCCTTCACCCGCGGCAGCCGGATCCGTGCCAGCCTGCCCGTGGTGCGATCGACCAACCAGACCAAGGACCGCTCGCTGG GTGTGCTGTACCTGCTGTACGGGGACGAGACCAAACAGATCCGCATGCCGAACGAGATCACCAGCATGGACACGATCAGGGCCCTGTTCGTTAGTGCCTTCCCGCAGCAGCTCACCATGAAGATGCTGGAGTCGCCCAGCGTCGCCGTCTACGTCAAAGACGACATGAGGAACATTTACTACGAGCTGGCGGATGTCAG GAACATAGCGGATCACTCCTGCCTGAAGGTCTACCACAAAGACCCGGCGCAGGCCTTCAGCCACGGGCCGAGACCCGCCAATGGCGATGCCAGG ATGCACAGCGAAACGATGCATGCCGTCCGGGACGGCCCGCCCCCTCTGCGGCAGCCCCACGTGGGTCCCCCGTCACACCACCCCATGCAGGGAGCCGTTCCACCATCTCCCCACTCCAtgcccccgtccccctccaGAATCCCATTCGGCCCGCGGCAGGGCTCTATACCTGGCAACGGCACTATCCCAAGGGACCGGCTGTCCAGCGCCAACGCTCCGGCCCGCTCCAGCTCACCGTGTCCCAGCGCCATCCTGGAGAGACGGGATGTCAAGCCGGATGAGGACAGGGGCGGCAAAAGCCAGAGTCTACCAAGGGGAAACGAGAGCTTGTACGCAGACCCGTACTTGCTCCAAGATGGAAGGATGAACATGGCTGCCGCCCACGGACCACAACCCAACCCTGGGATTGATGGCACAGATCACGCCATGGGGGGATTTCACCGCGCCTCCATCCGCTCCACAAGCTCTTACGGCGGGCCGAGCCCAACGGACACTATGGATCACCCCTCTCTGTACCGCCAGAAGTCCAGGAACAGCCAGCTGCCTACTTTGGGCTCAAAGActcctcccccatcccctcACCGGATGGCTGAGGTACGGATGATTGATATCCACGGCGGGCCTCCTCATGGCGGGCCTCCTTATGGCGGACCTCTTCACGGTATGCCTCCTCATGGCGTGCCTCCTCACGGTATGCCCCCTCATGGCGTGCCTCCTCACGGTATGCCCCCTCATGGCGGACCTCCTCACGGTATGCCTCCTCACGTCTTGCCCCCTCACGGCGGGCCCCCTCACGGCTTGCCACCTCACGCTGCACCGCCTCACGGCGTTCCCATGGAGAGAAGCTCACCCGTGCGGCAGTCATTCCGGAAGGAGGAAGTGGCGGGCACCAAGCCCCGGAACAACATGGGATCACCTGTAGTTCCGGACCTCCAGGGGCCCATTGCTGTTGCCAGTGAGCATCAGACCCG AGTGCGAATGAAGGCTATGGAGCAACAGATTGCCAGCTTGACTGGTCTTGTTCAGCATGCACTTTTAAAGGAGCCAAACACTAGTGGCACCAAGGAGCTACTAAG TGAGAGACCACCGAAGACGTCATCTCCAGCTCACAGTGCACACAGCTCAG gtggCTCCCCAGTCTTGGCTGCCAAGAGCAGCACAGCTCCACCGGCCACGGGTCCAGTTCCTCTCAAAGTCAACCTCCTGCAGTTCAGGAGGAATGTTTCTGACCTCAGGGTGCAACTGCATCAGATGagacagcagcag GTCCAGAACCAAGAGGCACTACGAGTCCAGCTCAAGCGGGCGGAGCAGGAAATCAGTGTCAAGCTCATTGAGGCCATGCGAGGCCTGGAGGACCCTGTGCAGAGGCAGAGAGCGTTGGTGGAAGAGGACCGGCACAAGTACTTGGTTCTGGAGGAGCGTGTCCTCACGCAGCTCGG TGAGCTGGAGCAGTATGTCGGCTCCCTGCAGAAAGACTTGGCAGCGACACAAAGAGCAGTGACTCTGAAGGACGTGGAGGAGGGAGCGGTGACGCTGAGAAAGGTGGGAGAATCGCTGGCAGGGCTCAAAG gagagttcCCGGCTCTACAAACAAAAATGCGGTCCGTGCTCAGGGTGGAAGTGGAAGCAGTCAAGTTTTTAAAAGAGGAGCCTCATAAACTGGACAGCATGCTGAAAAGGGTCAAGAGCCTGACTGACACACTCAACGGTCTGAGAAG ATGTGCTCCTGAGGGCCCTCAGAAAGGACCAGTGGACAACAGCTCTCCAGCCGCAGCAGAAGCTCCCACACCGCCGGCCCGGCCCAGCTCCTCACCCGGCCCGCTGGAGCCCCAGAGCTCCACCATCAAATCAGAGGTGATGCCTTCCTCCCCGGTGGTCATCCACCACGTGCAGAGTTCCCCGGTCCACATACGGCAGTCCCAGCAGTCTGCGGCCCTGACGGCTCAGCCCAGTCCACCGCTCACCCCCAGCCCCACCCCGAGCAAGAGTCAAGACCTGGCCAGGGGAGGGGGAGCCTCGGATCCACCGAGCCCGGCCCATCATAAGAAGACACAAGGCAACCCGGTGAATAACGGCAATGGCCCGGCCCCCCAGGGTCTCGTTATAGAAGAGCTGCAGACCAGCCGGGAGAAGAACAAAGACAGAGCCATGTCCATAAAG GCAGCAGAAATGGAGTGGGAAGAGAGGAGGCAGAACATGGGTCACTATGATGGAAAGGAGTTTGAGAAGATCCTGCAGGAAGCCCAGGCAAACATGATGAAGGGCATTCCCAGTCTAGAGGTTGAAGAGAATCCAACCCTGATCCCTGACGCCACTACGGAacgagcagacacacacagccttgtGGAGTCACTGACAG AGCCCCAGTCTGAGCCTCACTCCGACAAGCCGGGCCAGAAGGGGCCTGAGAAACTCCCAAAGCCCGTGATGGAGAAACCAGCTAAACCTTCCAAGACCGTCGCCACAAAGCCGACTGAGAGCTTCGCTAAGCAGGGGTCTGAAAAGTCCGGCAAGTCCCCAccgccaccacctcctcccaggAAGActttctccagctccagctccggCATGACCACGACGCGCTCCGGCGAAGTGGTCTTTACTAGCAGGAGAGAGTCCGTCTCGGCTCAG GAGTGTGAAGAGGACACTCCACCGCCGAGTCCCCAACCAAAGCCCAACACGGTTCGTCCAGAGACCAAGCCCAAGCCAGCCACCCCTCCCCCGGTCACTCCTCTCGCTaccagggaagaggaggacgaaggcGACAAGATCATGGCAGAGCTCCAG GTTTTCCAGAAGTGCACGGTTAAGGACGTAGGGGTGAAAAATTTGGTAGAACCAACCTCTCGAATTGAACCGCAAATCAGAGAACTAAGACCGGGGGCCTTATTGCCCCTCAAAGAGAAAAAG CAGAGCTCTGAGCCCACTCGAGATGATAAAGATCCAGACATAGATGAAAATGGGAATACCACTGTCCGACAGAGCCAAGGG GTCATATACTATGTGACCGGTCAGATTCCCAAAGAGCATCCGCCCCCGTCAGGAACAGAGGAAACCCCCGAACACCGGGAGCCCACACAGCCTCCATCACAGGTGTCAAATGTCAATGTTAACGACAATTCTccaagccagcagcagcagcagcagcagcagcagccgccgccacAGTCTCCACCACCCAAATCACCACCACCTGTCACACCTCCACCTATATCACCCAAGCCCGTGGGACTGAAAGGGTTCAAACTTCCAAGGACGCAAGTCAAACGCGCTGAGTCCTTGAAGACCAGTGCAGAAATGGAGAAGGGAAAGAACCTCAATAAAATGAATACTGAAAGGAAAAGTAAAGCTATCCAGCAACGTGTTGATTATAGTAAAATGATAATACCCGAGGCTGCGGCTACCACAACGACCGCCGCCGTACGAGAGGCGCCAAAAAGTTCTGTTGCTCCACCAAAAAAGCCTCCAGGCGAGGGCAGCGATCCACCAACATCCGACTCTAACCTTGAGGAGTATCATGACGGGGCGAGTCTCAGTCCGGACTTGCCTGGAGAAGagccgcccccgccccccgacaACATAGCCTTTATGATCACCAACACCAAAGTTCAGGCCCTTTCCCGTGGCGAGTACCAGGAACTGGTCGACGCCAAAAAGGGAAACGACTTCCAGACTTTTACTTTAGGCAATGCGCCTTACCGGGGCAGCCCGACCGCAGAACCCACCGCGCCGCAGGATAACGGCTTCAACAAGAAGcccgtcatcatcatctttgaCGAGCCCATGGACATCCGGTCCGCGTACAAGCGCCTGTCCACCGTCTTTGAATGCGAAGAGGAAATGGACAGGATGCTGGCGGCGGAGTGCAtcgaggaggagagcgaggagtcGGACACCgagagggggggcgggcaggttAAAGCGGCGGTGGTCGCCGTCACTCCTCCGAAGGTCGCCGCCGACCACACCAGCTTGTCATCCTCGTCTTCGTCGTCGATCCCCGAGCTCACCGAGGGCGGGATGAATTTGGAGTCAAACGGCGACGGCAAGCAGGATGTCAAGAAGAAGTTCAAATTTAAGTTCCCCAAGAAGCAACTGGCGGCCCTGAGCCAGGCAATTCGCTCGGGCACCAAGTCCGGAAAGAAGACTTTGCAGGTGGTCGTGTacgaagatgaggaggaatccGACGGTACCATCAAACAGCACAAAGAAGCGAAGAGATTTGAGATCACGCGCTCAAAGTCCGTATCGGACGCACACAAGGCGACGCGCTCAGCCGCGCCGAAGAGGCAGAAGTCCGACTCCCTCCACAGGACGGACGAGATCCGGAAGAACACCTACAAGACACTGGACAGCCTGGAGCAGACCATCAAGCAGCTGGAGACCACCATTAGTGAGATGGGGCCGCAGTCCCCCGGGGAGCCGGTCGGCACGGAGGAAGCGGAGTGCGGGAAAAGCTCGGAAGGAGTGGGGCTGAAGAGGTCTTCCTCTCTCCCCACCTCCAGAGGGCCAGGCGCTAAGGTACCCAGCAAAAATCCACTGCTGAAGAAGATTAAACCTCAACTCCTTCCTCGCCCTGTAGTCTTCCCTActaccaccagcaccaccatcaccaccaccactgtCCCCAGTGCCCCCACCACCGTACGACAG AACACCAGTGTCGCTTCCCCTACTAGTCGGATGCCCGTCCCTTTGTCTGCGAAGTCCAGGCAGTCGCCGGGTGCCTCTGACAaagcaggaaaacaacaaaaactgcaGGACGCTCAGAGGCAGTTTCGACAG GCTAACGGAAGTGCTAAAAGAGTGGGAGGGGATCATAAAACTACTTCCCCTACTACCCCCACCTCTAAAATCCCTGCTTTTTACCCTAGCTCTACTAAAGGCAGCTCCCAGTCTGTGCAAAACTCCGATGCAACTAATCCCATtaacccttcctcctcctcctcctcctcctcctctgcaataAAGTCCAACACCCTGTCCTCCCCCGCTTCTCGTTCCGGTTCCCAACCCTCTTCCCACATCCCCTCCCTGTCTAACGGATCTCTCAAACTCCCCTCACCCTCACAGCACACCGGTAAAGCTCTCTCGTTCTCCTCGCAGACTCAGAATGGTCGAGTGcactcctcctcttcattctcctcctcttcctcatcctcctccacctcctcctcctcctccccctcccctctgtcgCCCACTCCTGTGGGCCCAGGCGGAAAGAGCATCCGCACCATACACACCCCCAGCTTCACCAGCTACAGGTCCCACAACGGCAGCAGCGGCAAATCCTGCATCCCGACAGCCACGGCAGCAAAGGACGCCGCTTAG